The genome window CACTTGTCCCGTAGCTACACTTGCCCGTACTGAACTTACCTATATGAATTATCTTATGTTATGAACACAGATAAGGAACGACTCCTGGTTTTAAAATAGCCTCAGTAGTAAAGGATATAAAACACATAATCATTTAAATAGTAGGTAAGTTTGTTTTGTATAAATGCCTATTTGTTAACCTGTTACCCACTCAAGATAACGgtattttaaaaacgttttagTTCTACTTTGATTTGCAAGCATTGAAGATGATTCTTGTGCTAGTAGCGTTATTAGTGATTCTCGTGTACTATTTTGGTACTCGGAACCACGACTACTGGGCCAAGAGGCACATCAAACACGACCCGCCCGTGTTCTTGTTCGGAAACAACCTCAAAGGCTTCTTCGGACGACAAAGCACTACACAGGTAGCCAATGACTTATACAACCGGTTTCCTGATGAGAAAGTTGTCGGATACTACAGAGGATCCACTCCCGAGCTTTACATAAGAGACCCAGATATAGTGAGAAATGTGTTAAGCAAtgattttgcatatttttttcgaCGAGGCCTTGGAAGGAATCCGGATGTGGAGCCGTTGCTGGCGAGTCTGTTTCACGCTGAAGGCGACCTGTGGAAGCTGACTCGGCAGCGGCTGACGCCGGCGTTCACGACCGCGCGGCTGAAGGCGATGTTCCCGCTGGTGGTGCGGTGCGCGGAGCGTCTGCAGGGCGCGGTgcgcgcggcggcggcccgccccggcgccggcgccggcgccgtcGACGCGCGCGAGCTCATGGCGCGCTTCACCACCGAGTTCATCGCCGCCTGCGGCTTCGGCGTCGACACCAACTCCCTCGGCGACGAAGACTCACACTTCAGAAAGATCGGCAGACAATTATTTGCAAGACCGTTGCCGGTCATTCTAAAGCACATGATGTGGGACTTGTTCCCGCCACTCAGATCCTACATTCATGTAGGAGAGCAATCACTCGATGATGCTTTTTTCAGATTCGTAAAAAATATAAGAGAAGTTAGAGAAGGCAAACCCTCAGACCGCCATGATTTCATAGACCTGCTCCTGGAGTTAGAAGGCAAGGGAAAGATCGTAGGGGAATCAATCGAGCACCGGAACCCGGACGGTACGCCTGTGACTGTGGACATGGAAATGGATTTGAAAATGATGGCGGCCCAGGTGTTCGTATTCTTTGCCGCGGGTTTTGAAACGTCCTCGTCGGCCACGAGTTACACTTTGCACCAGCTCGCATATAATCCTgaattacaattaaaaatacaaacggAGATCGATGAAGTGCTTCGGAATTATGATAACAAGTTGTGCTACGACGCCGTGGCAGAAATGAAACTGCTGAGCATGGCTTTTAAGGAGGCAATGAGGATGTTTCCGTCGCTGGGCGTGCTGAACCGCTTGTGCGCGCGGCCCTACACGTTTGCTGAGCTGGGGCTGACCGTGGACCCTGGAGTGAGGATCGTGGTGCCGGTGGAAGCGCTACAAAACGACGAGAAGTACTTCGACAATCCGCGGGAGTTCCGACCGGAGCGATTCACTCCTGAGGAAATAAAGAAGcgacataaatatgtatatttgccCTTCGGAGATGGACCTAGGGCGTGTATAGGTACGTAatacaaatcatcatcatcctccttgcgttatcccggcatttgccgcggctcatgggagcctggggttcccTGTGACAactacgaaagcgactgccacctgaccttccaacccaaagggtaactaggccttattggaattagtccggtttcctcacgatgtttttcttcaccgaaaagcgactggcaaatatcaaatgacatttcgcagttttcgcacataagttccgaaaaatatagaatagaatagaaaacattGATTTAAAGCCACATCAAATATGTCTCAAATACCTAAGCAACTTTAAACGAAGGCAAAGTCGACATTTAGTAGGAACGCGGTTGAGTATAAGACTTAAaatgctgcctctgcgtgtgtagTGTGTACACTTATATGTAATAACTTCCCCAGGGTCCCGGCTAGGGGAGATGCAGTCGCTAGCCGGGCTGGCCGCGGTGCTACAGGCGTGCAGCGTGGTGCCCGCGCCGACATCCCAGCGGGTGCCGCCCGTGGACTGCACGACCAACGTCGTGCAGGGCGTCAAAGGAGGGTTGCCGCTTCAGCTCACCGTCAGGCAATGATCCAAATCTTAAAGATATCCAAAACAAGGCGAAACAACATCGTAATGTCTGTTGGCATCCAATATAGGGACTGAAACTAACAGATCTTGGTTCATATAGAGTAttcctgcagggttagcacatgattgccgccgGAGTATGTCGCCACGACATTGATCACACATCTTCTAATTGTAAGGACGgctagtctatctcgcggcgacatactctcgcgacaatcataTGCTAACCGTGCTGAAAAGTTAACGGTTTCAGAAACAACACATACTTActtaaaccacagtataatgaaaagtactatcgtacagtatggccactcccgctccccgctgaaagtgcggcacaccccctctcggttacctcacagttaccacctgtcaaaaacgagaacagtcgacctgtcatatttcactcatataagcatagtacgcgttcatctacacgagcttagactgtgtgctaggaacgcgcctctttcatatatttgatcgccagtgtccgaggtgtgcctaaaCATATCGTACCTTGTTACATCTATAACTAGCCGGTAACGTGACTTTGGTTGAGGTACTTGTTGATGATGATTTTAGTGATATTGATACGACTATACATTTTGTCCTCGAGACTGACCTTTATATTCGTATTTAATTTAGGCATTATAATATTGTGTgatactataattgtttacttttatcaTGATAATAATGTTATACTGATTTCATAAAAATACCGTCGCGACGGTTTTATCTGTAGCAAACACTTGTTATTTATCTACCTTAAAGTAAAACCTTAATCGTTAAGAATACATAATTTATAATAGacatgggccgaatacggactttgccgaatacgaatattcggccgaacattcggttcagctgttaccgaaccgaacattcggccgaatattcggttccgccatatttaaaatcctggcttagatttaaaaacttctcaatgattggtaatgggtacatgtatcttactaaggctcttaatgttcctataatttattgcataaggaaattttggtttttgtttcttaaactatgttatttttatatttaaaaatattttaagcgggttactcacgtattaagtcgatatagcgttcgacatgtttcggttcaaccccccctgcgcccgtcctcagcagccgcgcgcaccgagcaagcgcccgcagtatgcgtcgcgctctcgacatgtaaaggcggggtcgctgctcttgagaaaggttctcgaaattgaaccgaaacatgtcgaacgctatatcgacttaatacgtgagtaacccgcttaaaatatttttaaatatgtatgagttttatagttaatatgttatttttacttttttacaaaattaatgtatttatatattttaacgcatcTTTAACTCGCtttggtagttccttagaacgttgaaatacgagtatgtaagaagtcattatccgatgaattacgaaacaacttactctatttatttactttattcggtaaatgttcggcaatgtaaccgaactattcggccgaatacaaacattgaaaaacttaccGAATATggcgaataccgaatattcggcccatctctactttaTAACATCAGATAATATTATATGTAAGATCGCCAGGTGACTAGTAGGTTGGTAACTTTGACGAGTCCGTGCCACTATTTTTAGCCCCGCCTGATAAAATGCATCAAATTGAcaagttttcacattatccgatccgatatcggacgtcagAAGGATTTCAAGGGAAAAAaccaaagatggcggcttaaatatcggatatcggtcctacatccgatatcggattgaaattcggataatgtgaaaacgcactaataggTAAAGTTTATGAATTGAATAAAACAAGTATAGGTATTTTGGATTCGTTATAATGAAACAAGTTACAAGGCTCTCGAGTTCAGTCTGCTAACAGTGGCAATAAAACGTTTTCTGTCAACTACTGCGCCTAAGCACTGCTCAGCCATAAGGCGCTTCTGTACTTCACCGGTAATAGACGATTCCATCACTATAGGAAAGCGTGTTTTTGAAATACCTATATAAAGTCTCTCCATAAAAAgccaggtttttatttttaatgaaataggcagcaaacgagcggACGAGCCGCccgatgggaagcagtcatcgccgcccatggacataagcaacatcaggtgagccacttatgcgttgccgacctttgagaaccctaaaggcctgcttcttgaagaaccccatatcataACGCAAGGtaaaacacctcagaaggtagctcattccacaacttccACGCTCTGGGCAAAAAcaagcgagaggcccgtttgttcttggagatgtaatgcgaaaaacttttccttcatatttttaCGAAAACGCACGAACGTGTCAttctatttcagtcagtctcagtacaataCGTACTGACGCTGTCTGACCTAGCATTACGAATACGAACGTTTCTGGAAGAATACTAATCTGTACCCTGAATATTGAAATGAGGGAAAATATTATCACAATTTATTGTATGTTAACCAGCTATGCCATTTCTAATGACTTTCCAAATAATTTGAATATAAGATATAAGATTTAGAAGCAACCACAATattcattaaaaatattaaattcctAACTATAAATAATTCCATAACCGAAAAAACAAAGATGCTGTTTTATAATACAACGGCTTGTGTAATATATTATTCAAAGTGTCAATATTCAGAGAAATAAATGGGGTCTACGATTGTACAGAGCGCGGTCGGCCCTTCCCTCTTACCACGGACGTTGCAATGCTCTTATCTGCTGAAGAAAGTCGGAACTCGGAACGTCTACCTACGGTAAAGTACAAAAGCGGCGAAAAAGTACAGCATCAACTTTTTagcgtaaggcctgagtggacccTCGAGTTGGATCATCAGTGTCTACAAATCATAAATCAGAGTCCCTTAGGTTCtaatcctaccggctgcgccatatcATGTATGGGACACATAAGTTTAacaaatacatacctataccAGTTGGACCGATTGCAAATGTACTCACATTACTTCAAACTGTTCAAATCACATATAACTTGCAACCTAATCCAACGCCCTGGTGCATGCCCCCCAAACACTCCGCTTTGAGCGTCCCAGTACAGTAGAGACGCTAACGCGCGACCCCCAAAAGCCGGCAAAGAATACGCTTCGAGCGTCCACTCAGCACTTAATTTAAACTTATGCGTTAAGACATAGGTACTTAACTGTTATCTTCACATCTATGAAACATATATATCTGGCAATATAATAACTATTGTTACAATTCGACATGTATTTGTATTTCTGGACATCTCTCCGTAATGTTTCACCCGACCTCATTTCAGTATAAAACCGTCTACctaaaatttcataaataattCTATTAAATGTACAATAGAAGTAATATCAAGTAAATACATGGATTAAAACTAATTCATTACAGATACACCTACTaccgaaatataataaaaatacacatcTGGCATTCGAAATGGAAATTAAACCATTTTAAACTAGATGCCTTTTAGACGCCATCCCCAaagtgaaatgtaatatttaatcaTTTTTGGACATTTCACTGTGAGGATGGATTTGGATAATGGCTAAAAGAAAATAGGGACATTGCGTAGATTAAACCATTGAGGTTgcgacataaaaataaaatataacattatCTATACACAACATCAAAACCGCTGAGTCACCTCGAAAGAAGCAGCAAGGAGCAACTTATGAATTCTATGCTTCTAGTTTACTAAAAGGCCTACGCTCGTAGGCGTACTAACGTGATCATTTGCTCCTAGCCTCCACTTCTCATAAAATTATAGCCAATACGGAATTATATAAGTTAATATTCATTGCGAGTGAATTTTCATCGTTAGACTATAAAGTACTCCTCATAACAAAGTATCCATTCAAAATAGATTCCATAACGTTGGTACCGTACATAAAAGTGATGACAATTTTGTACAGGTACCTACCTCGCACTTAACTCATTAATTGCTAAAAATATAGTCAGCATCAAAGTTGCTAAACGATAAAGGTGTGCAAAGTACCAATAGGCAATAACGTAATCAATAGTTAATAACATGCTGATTTGCTGTTGCGAACTATACAAATGATTTTCGTGTTTATACCAGCAGCTCAGTGTTACCTAGCCAAAATCACAATCGCTGACGCTGCCTAAgcttatcgtagctagctctccctatcgctcttctgtagtggcccgagtggcgcgacagagacagactgtgtttagatcgccacgtagcgtcaacgtcaacgattgtcacttcggctagccCGGCTGTGCAGTTAGAAGTTTCTTCATTTAGAAATTATacacattttaacattttatgtcataagtcataacagaCTTCAATAATGTTACATACTTGTTATTATGGTATTAGTTGGTATCAGAGTATTAGGCGATAAACTTGGTATCTGTTACCTAATACCAACTAATGCTCTTATCAAGACTAGTTTACTTTGTAATCTTCTTAAGCTTTCTCAATAAAGACTACATCCGCCATTCTGTGACATTCTGCCATTGACTCGTCCTACATCAATGATATCATTGAAAACAATAACATTTTATATAACTTCAGCAGACGATCAAATATCTCTCAACAAACATAAACATTGTTATCAGTctgcatgttataaaatattatttgaagTGTAGATTCCGCAGTAAAAATGAATGCGGGCAAATTAAGTTTGAACATCGTCTGAACATGATCAGATATAAATATGTTGAACTACGATACTTACAGAGAAAGAGAAAACAGGGAGTCAAACCTTTATCCACCAAAAaaacaggcaggcaagtatggtccctatcgcactatttgtaagtaaccatgattgcctgccagaAGTTCAGGATCTTCGCTATAACATATTAAGTAAATGCTCTGTATATGGCTTGAATAAACGAAACAATACTGATTAAACAATACAGCTTCATCGATCATAGATTACCCAACTAACGCATAACTGAGGATCAAACGCGAACCACGTACGATATTGCTTACGTACAATTTTACAAGTACGACAGTTGCATCAATCATATACT of Leguminivora glycinivorella isolate SPB_JAAS2020 chromosome 5, LegGlyc_1.1, whole genome shotgun sequence contains these proteins:
- the LOC125226004 gene encoding cytochrome P450 6B6-like, which produces MILVLVALLVILVYYFGTRNHDYWAKRHIKHDPPVFLFGNNLKGFFGRQSTTQVANDLYNRFPDEKVVGYYRGSTPELYIRDPDIVRNVLSNDFAYFFRRGLGRNPDVEPLLASLFHAEGDLWKLTRQRLTPAFTTARLKAMFPLVVRCAERLQGAVRAAAARPGAGAGAVDARELMARFTTEFIAACGFGVDTNSLGDEDSHFRKIGRQLFARPLPVILKHMMWDLFPPLRSYIHVGEQSLDDAFFRFVKNIREVREGKPSDRHDFIDLLLELEGKGKIVGESIEHRNPDGTPVTVDMEMDLKMMAAQVFVFFAAGFETSSSATSYTLHQLAYNPELQLKIQTEIDEVLRNYDNKLCYDAVAEMKLLSMAFKEAMRMFPSLGVLNRLCARPYTFAELGLTVDPGVRIVVPVEALQNDEKYFDNPREFRPERFTPEEIKKRHKYVYLPFGDGPRACIGSRLGEMQSLAGLAAVLQACSVVPAPTSQRVPPVDCTTNVVQGVKGGLPLQLTVRQ